One stretch of Gemmatimonadota bacterium DNA includes these proteins:
- a CDS encoding aminotransferase class V-fold PLP-dependent enzyme, translated as MWRATMTVPTYRSIGVRPLINCRGTYTIISGSLMLPEVCEAMMEAAKAYVHLDELMDAVGARIAELMQCEWGLVTNGCAAALTQVTSACVAGDDPDKIKQLPDTTGMKNRVLYQPGHLHIYTHAIRAAGVEMVEVEDHDALSLAVDDRTAMFAFFGDQTDHSDIPLEDVVAICHRKGVPVFVDAAAERPDVPNAYLQAGADVVAYSGGKCLRGPQSSGLVLGRKDILQAAFANGAPHHSLGRAMKAGKEEVMGLLAAVEKWVQRDHDAEWAEWEQWLQVIGDAVTDLPSVTRRVRDPGRSNVAPILEVHWDQTVLPIAPEEVQQQLSDGDPRIEMFTHDNGVEVMPYMMEQGEDVIVARRLREVLEGIGDM; from the coding sequence ATGTGGAGGGCGACTATGACTGTTCCTACTTATCGTTCAATTGGTGTGCGGCCGTTGATTAACTGTCGCGGGACATATACGATTATCAGTGGTTCGCTGATGTTGCCCGAGGTGTGCGAGGCGATGATGGAGGCGGCAAAGGCGTATGTGCATTTGGATGAGTTGATGGATGCGGTGGGGGCGCGTATTGCCGAGTTGATGCAGTGCGAGTGGGGGCTGGTGACAAATGGATGCGCGGCGGCGCTGACGCAGGTGACGTCGGCGTGTGTGGCGGGTGATGATCCGGATAAGATCAAACAATTGCCCGATACGACGGGGATGAAGAATCGGGTGTTGTACCAGCCGGGGCATTTGCATATTTATACGCATGCGATTCGGGCGGCGGGGGTGGAGATGGTGGAGGTGGAAGATCACGATGCGCTTTCTTTAGCGGTTGATGATCGCACGGCGATGTTTGCGTTTTTTGGGGATCAAACGGATCATAGCGATATTCCGCTTGAGGATGTGGTGGCGATTTGCCATCGCAAAGGCGTGCCGGTATTTGTGGATGCCGCGGCAGAGCGGCCAGATGTGCCCAATGCGTATTTGCAAGCGGGTGCAGATGTTGTGGCTTATAGCGGGGGCAAGTGTTTGCGCGGTCCCCAGTCGTCGGGGTTGGTGCTGGGGCGCAAAGATATTTTGCAGGCGGCGTTTGCCAATGGCGCGCCGCATCATTCGCTGGGGCGGGCGATGAAGGCGGGTAAGGAGGAGGTGATGGGGTTGCTGGCGGCGGTGGAGAAGTGGGTGCAGCGGGATCACGATGCCGAGTGGGCAGAGTGGGAGCAATGGTTGCAGGTGATTGGCGATGCGGTTACAGATTTGCCGTCGGTGACGAGACGGGTGCGAGATCCCGGGCGGTCTAATGTGGCGCCGATTCTGGAGGTTCACTGGGATCAGACGGTTTTGCCGATTGCGCCAGAGGAGGTCCAGCAACAGTTGTCAGATGGCGATCCGCGGATTGAGATGTTCACCCACGATAATGGCGTGGAGGTGATGCCCTATATGATGGAGCAGGGAGAGGATGTGATCGTTGCGAGACGGTTGCGGGAGGTGTTGGAGGGGATAGGAGATATGTAG